In the Leptotrichia sp. oral taxon 223 genome, ACAGCATTTTTATCTTTAAAAATATATGGATTATTCGTAATTTCTATAAAACTATTAAAATCAATATTATTTTGATTTTCTGAAATTTTATTAATTTTTATTTTATTACTTTTTTCAGTTAAAATATAAATCCCGTTTTTATCTTTTATTATTGAACCGTCATAAGCTTCGTCTAATATTTCAAAACTATTTTTATCCACTTGCTCTAATTTATACCCTTTGTAATAAATGGTACTCTGATCTTTTCCAAAATCAGAACTTTCTTTCAACATTTTAAAATTTTTAACATTCGCATCTTTTAATTTTTGCAAATTTCCATCTTTATAGAAATAAACATTATTCTTATCTCTATAATAATTATTTTCAATTTCTTCAAAAGTATTTGTATCAACTGATAAAGGTTCTATTTCAGCTTCTTTTCCTTCAAAATTAGAAATTTTATATAATGTGTTTTTTATTTTTATAAAATTATTTTCAATTATTTCAATATCGTCAGGATTAACACCTTTCACTTTTTTCCACTTAAAATACAAATTATTTTTATCCTTTTTGTATCTTGTCATAGAAATATTTTGATAAGTCTCAATATCCAAATCATCTAACCTATGAAGTTTATAACCCTGCAAATAATAAACATTATTTTTATCCTTGAAATAATCATCCAACATTTCATTCGCTATTCCAAAACTTTCTATATCTATCTCATCATTTCTAAATTTTATTAAAGTTTTTTTATTTTCATCAATATAATAGACACCATTTTTATCCTTTATCAAATTTTCAGGTTCTGATATTCTATTTTCATAAATAACTTTAAAACTGTTAACATCTAAACCTTTTATTTGTTGATTTTCAAAATAGACATAATTTTTATCTTTTAAAATATTTTCACTTAATTCATTAACACTGTTTCTATCTGCATTTTCCAGTTTCAACATTTTATCTTCAGAAAAATAGTAAACATTGTTTTTATCCCGATAATATTTATTATCAAGATAGCTACGTCCATTTATTTTTTCAAAAGTTTTTGCATCCACATTTGTTATTTGTAAAATTTTCCCACCTTTTTGGAAATAAATATCATTTTTATTTTTATAAATAGTTGGATCTTCACTTGAAATTACTTTAAAATCATTAAAATCTATGTCAATCCCATTTTCTTTAAAATTTATAATTTTTAATTTATCATAATTTTTTCCAAAAGTATAAATTCCATTTTTATCTTTAAACATTGTAATATAATATCCTTCAACTACTTCAAAAGTTTTTGGATCTATTTTATTTAATTTTTCATCCCAATAATAAACAGAATTTTTATCTTTTGCAACATGGTAACCCAAAATCTCAAATGTTTTCGCATCTGCATTTTGCAATTTTTTTAATCCATTTTCTGTTCTATAATACACACTGTTTCCATTAATTTTATAAATAGGAATCACACGAATATCCGCATTCGCAACACTCCCCGCCAAAACAAACAAAAGCAGAATTTTTAACAAATGTCCTTTAATGTTCACAACAACTCTCCTTTTTTATTCTCAAGTTTTTGATTTATTAACAATTCAAATAAAATAATTTTTATTGCTTAATCTCCATTTCCTCCTCAAAGTCAACTGGATTTTTCCCTTCCATTTTCTTCCCTTCGAAATAAACGTTATTTTTATCTTTCCCATATTTTCCTCTCATCGTTACTTCAAAACTATCTTTATCCGCTCCATTTATTTTTACAAATTTATTTCCATCCATAAAATAAACGCCATTCTTATCTTTGAAATAATTGGAACTGTCCATTGGAGAAGTAATTCTTTCAAGAGTTTCTAAATCAATGCCTTTACTATCCAGTCGAGTTACTTCTATTGTTTTTTCATTATCTTCATTTTTCAAAAATTTATAAATTCCGTTTTTATCAACTAAAATTTTATCATACGATAATCCACCATCAAAATAACTAAAATTATCAGAGCTGATTCCTTTTAATTTTTTCCCTTTATAGTAAACGTTATCTTTGTATTTTATCCACGTTCCGTCCAGTTCTGTAATTGACCATTCCTCATCTATATTTTCAATATCTTTAAAATCCATTCCAACTATCTTTTTACCATTATAATAGACATAATTTTTATCTTTGTAAAAACTAGAATATTCTACTTTTTCAAATGAACTAGCATCTGCCCCTTCTATTTTTTCAAATTTATCTTCGTCAAAATAATAAATATTTTTGTCATCTTTGAAATATCCCCAATCTAAGCTTTTTAGATTTTTAAAATTAATTTTTGCATTAATTGGAACTATTTTAAATTCATGTTTTTCTTCATCTTTTTCCACTTTATAAATGCCGTTTTTATCCCTTATAAGATTAGCCCGCATTTTTTCAAAAGTTTTTGCATCTATTTCTTCTAATTTCTTATTATTTAGATAAATATAATCTTTATCTTTTGAAAAATTACCATAACCAGTATAACTTGAATCTAAAATTTCAAAAGTTTTTAAATCAGCATTTTCTATTTTATAAAGATTATTATCTGATTCATAATAAACATTATTTTTATCTTTATAATAATCCTCATCAATGTTCACAAAACTTTTCCAGTCCAATCCATCTATCTTCAATTTTTTAGTTCTCATTTCAAATTCATTAATACTTTCCAAAATATATAACCCATTTTTGTCTTTTGCGATATTATAACTTACTTTTTCAAAAGTTTTTGCATCTATTCCGTTTGCTCTTTTATTAAACAAATAGACATTTTTATCATCTTTTCCATAGTAATAGTAACCTGAATATTTAAATGTTTTTGGATCTGCTCCATTTACTTTTCTAATTTCTATTATATTACTAGCATTGGATGTCGTAAAAAAATAAACATTTCTGCTATCTTTAAAATATGCATGAATTCCCATAGAAGAATTTTCAACAAGTTCAAATGTTGAAATATCTACTCCATTTATATTCAGTACTACTGGTGTGTAAGTCGTACCATTTTCATTTTCACTCAAATAGTAAATATTCTTGTAATCTTTTATAAATTGAAACCTATTTTTATCCAAAATTTCAAATCCTTTCGGACTAACACCTTCCAATCTATGTTTATCAATAAATACGCTATTTTTATCTTTTGAAAAAATTCCCAGCTCAAATGTAGCAGCATCTGCTCCTTCCAGTTTTTTTAATTCCTGTTTATCTTCAGTCATATCGACATAATAAACCGAATTTTTATCTTTATAAAATGCTTCTTTTAAAATATTCTCAAAACTTGCCACATCAATGTTTAAATTTTTTATTGTTCTTATTTTAGTTTTTCCGTCATCTGTCGTATAAATCTCATAGACATTTTTATTATCTTTTAAGTAATTATCATCAAAAATTTTAAGTCCTTCAATACCAACAAAATCCAGTTTTTCTCCATTATAATAAACGTTTTTCCTATCTATCCCATAATTTCCATTTACAATTTGAAATGTATTTTTATCAGCATTTTTTACTATTTTTACTTTCCCATTTTCATTATCTACAAAATATACGTTATTTCTGTCTTTTATATAACTGCTGTAAGGAAAACTGTTATTGTCCAAAAATACTAAACTATTTACATCAATATTCAAATTTATTTTATTAATTTTTCCATTAGAGAAATAATAAAGATTATTTTTATCTTTTACAAAATCATTCAATTCAAGCACTTTTTCAGCACTTTTAACATCAATTTCACTTTTGATTTTTTTAAAATTATTATCTGAATGATAGTAAAAACTATTTTTATCCTTATAGTAGTTAAAAATTCCAAAATACTTAAATGTATCAAAATCAATGTTCAAATTATTTATTTTTTTCACTTCAATTTTATCGTTTTTCCTGTCATACAAATCTTTATTGCTATTAAATGTCAAATAGTAATTATTTCCGCTTTGAAGAATATAATTATCCTGTCCTATTTTCTCAATAACTTTAATATTATTCGGATTAATTCCGTTTATTTTTTCACCAATATAATAAATTCCATTTTTATCTTTTCCAAATTCCTCGCTCAAAGTAATAAAGCTGTTCCTATCAATATTTGGTAATTTTATAAAACCTTGTCCATCAGGAAAATCATTACTGTATTTAATAACAAAAATATTATTTTTATCTCTAAAATAACGAGTATCTCCCATTATCTCAAAACTTGACGCATCAGCATCTTTGATATCCTCATTTCCTGTAATGTAAAAAACTCTATTTTTATCTTTTCCTATAAAATCACCAAAATTTTTAAAACTCTTAGAATCCACATTTTCCATTTTTTTACCATTATAATAAACATTATTTTTATCTTTTGCGATATAATAACCCAAAACCTCAAAAGAATTTTTATCTGCTCCTTGTATCTTTTCCAAATTCTCATAGGCATAGTAAATATTATTTTTATCAACAAAATAATCTATGCTCGTAACATCTTTGCTATTTTCTAAAGCTCTAAAAGTTTTAACATCAAGTCCGTCTACAGATATTTTTTTCGTATTTATTTTATTATTTGAGAATATCGGTATTGGGTCTATATACTCAATTTCAATTTTATACACATTTTCACTATCTTTTACATAATTTTCTTTTAAAATTTCAAATCCTTTAGGCGAAACATCTTTAAGTTTTTTACCAAAAAGATACACATTTTTATTATCTTTTGCATAATAATCACCAATAAGCCCTTTGTCTTCCCTTAAAGTTTCAAAACTTTCAATATCCACATCTTTTACTTTAGACTTAATCTCATAATACGGCATTTGATAATAAATTTCGCCATTTTCTTTCAGATATTCTGCATTTGCAATGCTTCCTGCTAGGATAAATAAAGTTAATATTTTTACTAAATTTTTTCTTTTCATGCACTTACTCCTTTTTTTATAATCTTTAATTTTTAGTAAATAAAATACCTTTTTAACTTTTCAACTTTTTATTCTCTTTCTATTTTTATAAGATTCATATTGTCATCAATTTTATAAAATTCATTATTATATTTTATTTCATTGTCTACAATTTTAAAGTAATTTGGATTAATATTATTTAACTTTTTCCCTTGATAATAAACATTGTTTTTATCCTTTGCATATAAGTATTCAATAACTTGAAAGGTTTTGTAATCAGCATTTTCTATCTTTTTTATCTCTGCATTTTCTTCATCCACATAATAGACATTCTTTTCATCTTTTATATATTCATCACTTTTTTCACCATTTTTTTCCTTCAAAAATTTAAGTGTTTTTATATCAGCCTCATTTTTAAATTTAATAAGCGTTTTTCCTTTTTTTATATCATCAGTTTCATCATAATAATAAAAATTATTTTTATCTTTATAAACTCTCATGGAAAAACTTTCAAAAGTATCCCTGTCAATTGGGAAATCCATTTTTTTCGCATATATCTTTTCATTCAAATCATTTTCATAAACAAGATAAAAATCATTCCCACTTTTAATTATGTTATCAGGAACGCTGCTTAACAAAGTCAAAAAATTAAAATTATTCGGACTTACACCCTTCACTTTTTGTCCATAAAAATACAGATTATTCTTATCTTTCGCATAAAAATAGTCCAAATAAGCAAACGTCTCCAAATCAACTTTTTCATCAATTTTTTTCATATCAAAATAAGCATTGTTCTTATCTTTAAAATAATAATCTCCAACCGATTTAAGCGTTTTTGTATCCACATCTTTCAATTCCTTTTTTTCATAAGCATCAAAAACAATTTTCTCATCCTTCACAAAATGACTTCCAAATATTTTAGCACTTTTAGGATCTATTTTTTCAATCTTTTCCCCTTGATAATAAATATTATTCTTAATCTTTTGCAAAATCATTTTCCAATATTTCAAATGATTTTTTATCTATATTTTTTAATATTCTTGTCTTTTCTTCACTCCAGTCCCGATAATAAATTTCTCCATTTTTTTTTATGTATTCTGCATTCACAATATTTCCTACCAAAATTGACAACCCAAATATTTTCAACAATTTTTTTATTTTCATAATTATTTTCTCCTTATAAAAAATACACTAATTATTTATAAAAGTATACAAATCTCAATAAACACAATATTTTAAAATTTATTTTTCTAATTCCAGAACTCCAGTTCATCTTCCTCTTCCACAGCCTCATCTTCTTCTTTTTCGTCAATATCTCTCAAAATATCATCAACACTCAAGTCGTTCAGTTCTGGATCTATTTTATCAAGAAAAGCTGAAAATTCTTTTTTTACTTTTTGAATTCGGATTCTATCGCCAGTTCTTACAATCATCTGATAATTTTCCAAATATTCTGAAATGTAGTTTCTAATTTCTGTATTTACTATTTCGGCATAAATTCGGTTTGCCCTTTCAATCAGCAATTTATCTTTGTTTTGATTTTCTGACTGAATTTTTATTTCTTCCAATATTTTTATTCTTTCGTTTTTTTCTTCTTCGGATAAATCGCCGTTTATAATTAATTTATTTCTCTTTTCTCCCGTACTCATTGCAGTTGCTTCTGCTTCTAAAATTCCGTTTATATCGTAAGTGAATCTTACATTTACGGTTTCATTTCCTGCATTATTTCTTGGCACATTTATTTCAAATTCTCCCAAAAATAGATTATCATTTATATTCAAGCTTTCCCCTTGATAAATTGCGATTCTTATTATTGTCTGATTGTCTTCTACTGTTGAAAAATACTCCGACTTGCTTGTCGGAACGGTTGTATTTCTTGGAATAATCGGTGCAAATCTCTGTCCAATTACTTCAATTCCGAGTGTAAATGGACACACATCTGTCAAAATTCTTTCCTTAAATGCTTTGTTTCTCTCTTTCATTCCCACAGTTACACCAACGCCGTAAGCTACGACAGTATCAGGATTTTGAGCTATTGACACGAGTTTGTTACCTTCAATAAAATCAGTATTGTCAAAATAAGTTTTTTCTCCACGCATTTTATTAAAATACTTTTCCACAAATTCTTCCACAATTCCCAATTTTACAGCCCCTCCGACTAGCACAACTTTCTCAATTTCTCTTGCATCTGTATTTCCATCCTGCAAAGCCTTGTCAATTGCAACTTTTATTTTTACAAGCAATGGTTTTACAGCTGCTCTGAAATCTGCCTGCGTAATTTCTGCTTTATAATCTTTTCCTTTAATTTCCAGTTCAATTTCCACATCTTTCAAACTTATCAGTTTTTTTGCCCTGTCTGCCTTTGTGTACAATTTTGTTCTTTCATCACGGCTCAAGTCAGATATTGATAACCCTATATTTTTCAAGAAAATTTCACATATTTTG is a window encoding:
- a CDS encoding DKNYY domain-containing protein, which translates into the protein MKIKKLLKIFGLSILVGNIVNAEYIKKNGEIYYRDWSEEKTRILKNIDKKSFEILENDFAKD
- a CDS encoding Hsp70 family protein, which translates into the protein MGRMIGIDLGTTNSLATYIDDNGEIQFVKNEYGNILIPSVVGIDENDEIIVGELAKERRMMNAGETSSNFKRRMGTEAKIKVKNRTFDAQMLSSFVLKHLKENAEKQLNEKIDRAIISVPAYFNDKQRKDTKIAAELAGLTVERLINEPTAAALSLGSHILDQNLKFIVLDLGGGTFDVTLLETFEDIMEVISISGDTMLGGEDFTTKICEIFLKNIGLSISDLSRDERTKLYTKADRAKKLISLKDVEIELEIKGKDYKAEITQADFRAAVKPLLVKIKVAIDKALQDGNTDAREIEKVVLVGGAVKLGIVEEFVEKYFNKMRGEKTYFDNTDFIEGNKLVSIAQNPDTVVAYGVGVTVGMKERNKAFKERILTDVCPFTLGIEVIGQRFAPIIPRNTTVPTSKSEYFSTVEDNQTIIRIAIYQGESLNINDNLFLGEFEINVPRNNAGNETVNVRFTYDINGILEAEATAMSTGEKRNKLIINGDLSEEEKNERIKILEEIKIQSENQNKDKLLIERANRIYAEIVNTEIRNYISEYLENYQMIVRTGDRIRIQKVKKEFSAFLDKIDPELNDLSVDDILRDIDEKEEDEAVEEEDELEFWN
- a CDS encoding DKNYY domain-containing protein encodes the protein MQKIKNNIYYQGEKIEKIDPKSAKIFGSHFVKDEKIVFDAYEKKELKDVDTKTLKSVGDYYFKDKNNAYFDMKKIDEKVDLETFAYLDYFYAKDKNNLYFYGQKVKGVSPNNFNFLTLLSSVPDNIIKSGNDFYLVYENDLNEKIYAKKMDFPIDRDTFESFSMRVYKDKNNFYYYDETDDIKKGKTLIKFKNEADIKTLKFLKEKNGEKSDEYIKDEKNVYYVDEENAEIKKIENADYKTFQVIEYLYAKDKNNVYYQGKKLNNINPNYFKIVDNEIKYNNEFYKIDDNMNLIKIERE
- a CDS encoding DKNYY domain-containing protein — encoded protein: MKDYKKRSKCMKRKNLVKILTLFILAGSIANAEYLKENGEIYYQMPYYEIKSKVKDVDIESFETLREDKGLIGDYYAKDNKNVYLFGKKLKDVSPKGFEILKENYVKDSENVYKIEIEYIDPIPIFSNNKINTKKISVDGLDVKTFRALENSKDVTSIDYFVDKNNIYYAYENLEKIQGADKNSFEVLGYYIAKDKNNVYYNGKKMENVDSKSFKNFGDFIGKDKNRVFYITGNEDIKDADASSFEIMGDTRYFRDKNNIFVIKYSNDFPDGQGFIKLPNIDRNSFITLSEEFGKDKNGIYYIGEKINGINPNNIKVIEKIGQDNYILQSGNNYYLTFNSNKDLYDRKNDKIEVKKINNLNIDFDTFKYFGIFNYYKDKNSFYYHSDNNFKKIKSEIDVKSAEKVLELNDFVKDKNNLYYFSNGKINKINLNIDVNSLVFLDNNSFPYSSYIKDRNNVYFVDNENGKVKIVKNADKNTFQIVNGNYGIDRKNVYYNGEKLDFVGIEGLKIFDDNYLKDNKNVYEIYTTDDGKTKIRTIKNLNIDVASFENILKEAFYKDKNSVYYVDMTEDKQELKKLEGADAATFELGIFSKDKNSVFIDKHRLEGVSPKGFEILDKNRFQFIKDYKNIYYLSENENGTTYTPVVLNINGVDISTFELVENSSMGIHAYFKDSRNVYFFTTSNASNIIEIRKVNGADPKTFKYSGYYYYGKDDKNVYLFNKRANGIDAKTFEKVSYNIAKDKNGLYILESINEFEMRTKKLKIDGLDWKSFVNIDEDYYKDKNNVYYESDNNLYKIENADLKTFEILDSSYTGYGNFSKDKDYIYLNNKKLEEIDAKTFEKMRANLIRDKNGIYKVEKDEEKHEFKIVPINAKINFKNLKSLDWGYFKDDKNIYYFDEDKFEKIEGADASSFEKVEYSSFYKDKNYVYYNGKKIVGMDFKDIENIDEEWSITELDGTWIKYKDNVYYKGKKLKGISSDNFSYFDGGLSYDKILVDKNGIYKFLKNEDNEKTIEVTRLDSKGIDLETLERITSPMDSSNYFKDKNGVYFMDGNKFVKINGADKDSFEVTMRGKYGKDKNNVYFEGKKMEGKNPVDFEEEMEIKQ
- a CDS encoding DKNYY domain-containing protein, coding for MNIKGHLLKILLLFVLAGSVANADIRVIPIYKINGNSVYYRTENGLKKLQNADAKTFEILGYHVAKDKNSVYYWDEKLNKIDPKTFEVVEGYYITMFKDKNGIYTFGKNYDKLKIINFKENGIDIDFNDFKVISSEDPTIYKNKNDIYFQKGGKILQITNVDAKTFEKINGRSYLDNKYYRDKNNVYYFSEDKMLKLENADRNSVNELSENILKDKNYVYFENQQIKGLDVNSFKVIYENRISEPENLIKDKNGVYYIDENKKTLIKFRNDEIDIESFGIANEMLDDYFKDKNNVYYLQGYKLHRLDDLDIETYQNISMTRYKKDKNNLYFKWKKVKGVNPDDIEIIENNFIKIKNTLYKISNFEGKEAEIEPLSVDTNTFEEIENNYYRDKNNVYFYKDGNLQKLKDANVKNFKMLKESSDFGKDQSTIYYKGYKLEQVDKNSFEILDEAYDGSIIKDKNGIYILTEKSNKIKINKISENQNNIDFNSFIEITNNPYIFKDKNAVYTLNTDDDKTVTVFSFEKNDYKLNKLNKLNNINPKKFDMMELNYFKDDKNIFYFSDKEKMMKKIKNADIESFEIMNDDYAKDKNGEYYRGEKIRENRGIK